Genomic segment of Apostichopus japonicus isolate 1M-3 chromosome 8, ASM3797524v1, whole genome shotgun sequence:
ATTAATTGCACTTGTACAAGGTTCAATCCGTTCAGCCAACTTTATCCGCTTGGCCACGGAACAGGTTTCCATCCTAAATATTGAGCATTTGTATCCACTATACTCTCCTGTACGTGTTCAAGCAAGGAATATATCGTCATATTTGTAACGTCTTCTTGTTGTCGATGATTTAAATTCTCTGTCGTTTCTCGTCTCATCATATTCTTTGTGGAGATTCTGAGATCATCTAAGGTAACGTGGTAAAATATGGAAAAGAAGCATTACGTAATAGCTAtcacatgtatgtgtgtgaagTTTTAACCAGTTTGGCCAGTGAGTTGTTAGGTTTGACCAGGGCACTCATATTAACCCGCCGAGGCCCACTGCCCCGGCTTATCACGACCAGACCCCAACGTCGTTGCGTGGAAAATCTCAGATCACAAAACAGCCTTATAAAAACCTTATTCCATTTGTGAGATACACTAGgcagaagacttgatcaagtctaaatgtgaCGTAATGAAGCCACATGTGACTCGAATTTTTGTGTTTGCTTTAtttgttacaatgtttattttctgtaatggagaatgcaatatttttttttgtttcgttttaaAGTAGAACTTGGAAATGAGTTTCAGggaaggtggggtgggggtggggggggctcACCGTATTCACCACTGAAAcagtcatattatatatatgtattcccCCATCAACAAGACCCTCACCTTCCAGTGATGCTGATTCCTTCAGTCGTATCCTGACCGATGTCATCAGGTCATCTTTTGGGACTACCATATCCACAAGTCCGATCTTCTGTGCATCTTCTGGAGAGAAGATAGTTCCTGTGTGACGTGAAGATGAATAAAAGTGATCAGATACACGATCAAGAAAATTGACAAGTTTTCTGAAGTTTCTAAAGTGCTATATACTTGTTCATTGTCACctcataaacataaacatacaaaatatatctgtttatatatatatatatatatatatatatatatatatatatatatatatatatatatatatatatatatatatatatatatatatcgcatgCTCTCACCCACGATGGGTGCATGTTTTAAGTATCCTCTGACAACAGTTTTACTAAACGAGTTTTCGCTTTAGCTACGTTCTATGCACTATCGGGTATCATCTGTTCGATTTTGGTGTAAGACCCTAAATTTACCTTTTTGAAATGAACGTTCCGTTTCTTTGAATCCGATTAAATTAACCATACCGAATTTGACCCAGTTTGGTACCAACCAGCCCTggaatgaaaagagaaaaagtgaGTTACGCAACCTTAAAAACAGTATCTCAGGTTTGTCTATTCATGTTATATCTTCTAACTTTTGTATACTTTACGCCTATGTTTATCAGTATTGGCTCCATTCATGATTGCAGCAGAATTTCAAATACTGATCAAAGACATTTCATTTTCACCTTTTAAACCAGTCTGTTAACAGTGAGATAATTAATGATCTATACTTCAGCATTCGGAGTATTAGCTAACGGAGTGTTAGCATAGTGgctaacgccggtgcctttcaatcataaggtcccgagttcgagtcactccaagataaatgtatgtcgtctagttacagagttgtttgcaattgacaatttataatcatggacgttaaatatgaatctaagagactgacttcttcgcgagttcctgcttacaggaggatctaaaatacatatatacatacacacatacattacTAATGTCTTAGGGTGAAAATCGTCCGGGAGAAAGTATTAGAACCAAAAAATATCTTTGAACATTGTGAAATAAGACACTGCTAACCCACAACATACGCGCTTATAGTAATATTGGGACTTTTTTTCCGTGCATTTTAACTTACAGTTCTCGTTTCATCGTGCCCAATCACGTGATCTCCTTCCGCCATGACGCGAGAGTCACATGCCGTGGCCAGTGCACAGCCCGATGCTGTAGCGGATCCCTAGAAGAAGTAAAAGTGATCATTTACAGACATTTCATCATTATTGAGGGATATAAAAtccaatgaaaatatataaaacaaagtttcatataaTGGTCATATGACACGGTTACGTAATCAAGTTTCCACACAGTGATAAGGAGAAGCATCGATTTCTATTGGTTTTATTATAAATAGAAATTAGGTAACCAAATTCACATCCGATATTTTTCTATTTCAGAATATGATACCGTTTTTAAATTCCCATGAATCAAACTTTGCAAGACCGAGTATGTCGGATAGGGTGGCtggggggaaagggggaggggtagacggAGACGGACATTGAAAATGAGGGCTCACTCCTGTCAGGAATGTTTCTTTGATCCAAATGTAGTTGTCATGTCTGTATTGCAACAGGCAAATGTAAAGAGTACGTTTGAACTCGCATAATTGCTTTGTGATAAAAATGAATAAGTCTTATGTTTTATTGAGCAATTTCTcaaataaatttttaatatatgACAACATTTGGATTACTTACATTAATAGCAGCGACCGTGATGAGAGAAGATGCGTAAAGACGCACCCATGTTTCTTGGTATAGAGACCAAAACTTGTAGATTTCATTACTAGGTTTTTGGCGAAGTGATAACATATCCAGTCCAGAACTGAATATTCCGGTTACCCCCTGAATAAGGGGGAAACAAGGGAAAgggaaaatgaaatataacaaaatattaagtCTTGACTGCTTGCAACTTGGCCGAAAATTCAGTGTACAATATGATTTCGAAACTTTTTCTATTGCAGGACAAGAAGCAAAGAACTGGCACTGCTGTGAAAATGTTTGAGTATATGTAACAGTATTCTTTTACTAATATGAGGAAATATATATTCGTTCTCTTTTCCATATATAATCAATGATATAACACGAtatagcaatcgggaggttcggggttcgattcccggccgggccatagtaaggtgggtttttcatccaagagcaatctacggttttcccatctgaaatggttttctaaattgaaaagattccaaatttgagttaaaatgttgaattggaagccacccgacgtgtaagttgtaatccataagcccttgcgggcttctcccacatttgtggtcgcttaagcgtcgtaaaaataactgctgattattatattgattattattatattatatacccATATCAATATGGTTTAATCCAAAGTCTACTAGACTACATTAATGTTGAtaaaatacatgcatgtatatagGCCTTTTTTGTTAAGGATCTGTGGCGTTAATGTCAACATTTCGATATAAATTTGTCTACGGTATTAATCAGAACAAATAGAAGACAATTAAAAAACATGTCACGTTTAGGTTTACCGATAAGTTCACTACATCAGATTAACCTATAGCACGAGATTCATAAAGAAGAGAATTATTTGGACGTGTTCTTTTCTGATTAGCATATCAAACCATTCCATTTCTTATCATCCCTAAACAGCCCATGTACTTAAAGCTTCATTTACAAATACTGTGTGTTCATTGTGTAATCTCAACTAACACTGACAAAGCATGCACCTTATTTAGAATAAGACTTTTCTTTAAGAACTGTTTATTCATAATATATTTCACATTATAAATCCGTTGTATCACATGCATAAACAAAACTGAACAAAATGGGAAACTACACCAAGGTATAGCTTTTTTTATGTggatcattgttattattattatatgtttataattattatttattattgttattcttttgtttatatcaattttttacaatatttttatttgcatttaaaaATCAAATGCTCGAGGGACCATTTTCTGCCTGCCACCCGTAAGAAGATGTTAAATAACATTCGAAAACTGACCAAATGACTGACCGAAAGCAAAAGCATGAGTTAATATATAAAACTCCTGATATATGAAACATTCATCATACCAGATGAACAATTCACATGTATGGAACATTCTGGTATTTCCTTTTCTATATTAACGAGCCgtaattttatcatttttttgtgACAAGAGTAAAGGTACATTTTTATGTGTAGCAACCCACAGTCTCGGGTACCATTTCCCTCTGTGACCCGTAAGATCAATTTCGTGCCCATCCCTGCTCATAATGGACGGTTTGAATTAGACATCCGCATGATTCGGCTATAATTTACTGGAAATTAAGAGAACAgttgcagtggcgtagctacggggggggggggcctgggggggccggggcccccatgaaatcggctggcccccccactggccccccactgggaatggggtaaaaaaaattgtaaaaaaaaaaaaaaaactcatcagtgggattcactaatattttttgttcaataatttgggaaatagagttacacaattttctcgtctgcatctggcagaataagaataatacaatatctgtagtaatcatgagaatggtcatacagcatggcatggcaatggttgatgcgacggttgcgaccatacaccacgaaccttgtgcatgtgctgcgcgatatcgatatctaccaatacatgttatcggtcatcgattggcacaaaaacccagattctgatgacagctgcctcaagaaacccaataaatggcctaattagcaccgagccaccaatgtggaccattaccgaaacatcgatgcgtgttagtcttccatccccttcctctaatgctatttaagtccacatgtgggcatttcctgcaaacctactgggagcccacaggggtttgagttgggagaaaggccttgacaccttgaaacaacaaatgatgccaaccataggcgtacgaggcgggggttgcagggggggcagactgccccctaaatttccagaggacaagaaattcgggcaaaagtcctgaaaaattcgggcagcctaagaggagaaaaattatatatattttttctcctcttaggctgcccgaatttttcaggacttttgcccgaatttcttgtcctctggaaatatatatatatatatatatatatatatatatatatatatatatatatatatacatacatacatacatacatacacccatacatacatacatacatacatacatacatacatacatacatacatacatacatacatacatacatacatacatacatacatacatacatacatacatacatacatacatacatacatacatacatacatacatacacacatacacacacacatacatacatacatacatacatacatacatacatacatacatacatacatacatacatacatacatacatacatacatacatacatacatacatacatacatacatacatacatacatacatacatacatacatacatacatacatacatacatacatacatacatacatacatacatacatacatacatacatacatacatacatacatacatatatatatatattataaatatgcagtagcttgcccgaatctttttcaaatttttgcccgacaattccatgattttctttatttagcatcatgatgcccgaatatttccgtgtaacaccaccgtaagcgcagttcatctgggctaccacgctttttgcacgatcaattttttttcttctaactagtcaattgtatacctggaccaagggcggcggaaccgggggaaAAAGGaggcacgtgcccctcccccacttttcctcaggttagaaatgtgccttttttctacataaaaattgaggtgcctcaagttagcaagaggccagggaaccagattgaacactcgggaagggccgtttccggccatctgagggatttgtaaaaccaaaaattttctaaaagtacgctccgcgccaaccgatggtggcgctccgctcagatagccgtgcatacaactttgcaaagtgcttccgccgcccttgacctggatatccccgacatgagtgtataaaagtaacattttctttttcatggatggttgggggggggggagtgtctacaagcctagaagtacaggtttatcatattctttgttatattttatacttttttgtgagacaaattgcagtctcacccgacacagcgacattatcccgcctacgtgtcattgaacaatgtttttctggaggtagctgagtactgtgttaaataataaataaggtaactaaatatagcagcttaaaaaatatactgtcccatttttccccttcaaagtgatgttaccattttttcttcttctaaattaccaaatttttggggaactgtaaatttctaaaacgtgagattataaaataaagaatgtttagatgcaacttgcaaggcctcagaagtgccgtttccggcattgtgtgccaaaaattttcttgttcgctacgcgccaaccgatggtggcgctccgcttagatagtgtcacgggaactttcgggcacaaaaatctctgccccccaaactgaaatggtcccgtacgcctttgatgtcaacttcactcaagttaaaagtctggctgaattggcaaggccagtcagcatgaaagagaaaatatttttttgcatttctgtcaccaaagttgcacatctttttggttgctattttgcctcacaggtgccatctcctgcgatctggggggtgttgaaatctcaaattttctctgtacgctccgcgccacccaaggtggcgctccgctcagatagtaacctccgccccccccccacaagaaagaacagccccccatggcccccccactcaaaaaatcctagctacgccactgaacaGTTGGATACCCATCTGGTAGTGTACATCATGACTATAACCAATGCACTAGAGAATTCATACGAACTGTATTTTAATGCGTGGTTGGACCGGGGAAACACATGTGAATTGACATAGTTTCCAAATTGAACCAAAATGTTTGTCAAACTTACCGAAGTCAGGACAATCGCTCTGTATGATTTTGAGTCTTCTAATTGTTGCAATGTTTCTGAGAGAACTTCCAGTAGATTCGTGCAAATTGAATTATCAGGCTCCTTTACCATTTTCAAGATTACAACGTCTGAGAGAAATTATTAGAAAGGAAAGGATATGCCATTCAAGTGAGCTTTCATATCTTAAAGTCTGGATTATATTTAATTGATCAATCAATTGATAGCCACTTTATCGAAGCCCAATGTTTCTCACTATACTCTCAGTATACTGAAAGGATGACTTAGGTATTGATATGCTACATAGTCCAATGAACACAAAGGAAGAAATGAAAGCCAACAATGTCTCAATAACTATATCAGTTTTCAAGGCATCCATGCATCTTTAAACATGCTGGATACCTCAGATATATGAAGTTAAGCTAAAAAGTCgatctttatatttattttaaatatttatatatatatatatatatatatatatatatatatatatatatatatatatatatatatatatatatatatatatatatatatatatatatatataaatatatatatacatatatatatatatatatatatatatatatatatatatatatatatatatatatatatatatatatatatatatatatatatatatagatatatacatattgcaAATCTTACCATCAAATTCTTCATCTTTCTTTACAGTCAGATATTTTGATTGGTTAGAGATGTACCTCTTTATACATGTGTACCTATTACCAGGCAGGAATAATCGAACAGTTTGGCGACAAAAAGCCATGCTGTAGAAAAACAGGACATTCGgtaagtaaaacaaaatgtaaaataagcCGTTTCAATTTAATCACCATATCAGAAGTAAATTAAACAGCCATCGCTGCATTACAATAAAATGCCTTCCTTTCATTAATCCaaattttaaatgtaaatttattttgagAGTTTTGTTAATAGTTTGATAGATTTTTTGGATTGCTAGATACCTAAGTGAGAACGATAGTGTCTGGAGAtgtctttttgttttcattctttaatatttgtttactactactactaatttttATTCTATACGTGTTTTGGTCTAAAGTGTTAAATGTTCTAAAGTAGTTTGGCAGATCCAAATGGACGGACCATTGTATCCTTTACCAATAGCCGCTAAAAATCATCTTCAAAAGATGTAAAACtatatcaaattatataaaTCATCGCATTTATGTAAGCAATATTAGTAACATTTTTAGATTAAACACTCAATATATCTCTTCTCCCCCCAAATTTTCCACCAGTAAGGACACGCTATAAGAAACCTAGAATTACATAGTTAACATcatgaagaaaagaagaagatatatTAAACCATCCacacccctccttccccctgTAAAAGAGAAAAATGAGGGTGATGAACTTGTTAAAGGTCACCTATAACCGACAGCGTTCAACGGAAAAGTCTTTGCTGAGACCAGACGAAGAAGATGGAGAAGTggtgttggggtggggtggggtggggtgggtggtgtcggttgggtggggtgggtggtgaTTTACACTAGCGTAAAACACTTGATTGGACTAATCTTCATTTGAGTAGACCGCTCGAACTGAAACTTTgttgttaaaattattataaaagaaATACTTACGTGAATAACTTAAGTTTGAAAGTGCGTGCTATCCTTCATCCAAGAATCAACCTTGACGAAAGGACGTTTAAATCGTTACTGAAAGATTGACTAATGCGggttataaataaaacaaagaaaaatataaagtttATATGATATAAAAATTACTCATTCATTCTCGGGTACATATGAAATGTAACGTTGACATTATTGTTGCTATCTTGGGATATATAGCAAACAAACTGATAAGGTCTGCgtctgtatttatttagaagTTAATTCGTCTTTTATTTTTGGAAGTACCTTTGGACTTGAAATAACTATTGTCCTCGCTTGGCGGTTACTATGTGCAAGAATAGAAATTAGCATACAATGATTATCTCGATCCCTAATATAAACTTTGTAGTGAAGCAAACGGCACGGAACACAGTCCTAAGTGGTTGGACgaacattatttttcatatggTAAAGTTTAGTCCCTTCAGTTTTGATGTTAATATATCAAGGCAGCCGGCATTTCGTGTCCATAGAAGGAACTGTAGCTTGATATTTTCTGCCCATATATTTTAAGGGATAGCAAGGTGTTATacccatgggcgtcaatcctgaGGAGGGGCGGAGGGacacgctccccccccccacatttcgatgggtgggggaAACACTAttaaataccccccccccccccacatacacacacacgtgtggaaaaagagtagtgtcgtggctctatttggttagggcttacacatctcaggattcatatcatcgaatattagaagttcagtTCTATGAAAAGTGACCGAGATTTTACACATCGGTAGACCTGCAACTTTGTCTGTTTGAAATTGAAACCACAAGCTGTGTGCGGATAACGGTGCGACCGGAGCCTAAAACtagggtcattccttgaccgacttggtgcaatataatgtgcccatttcgaagtaaatttattcacagattgttagttgtcgtGGGTTCGAACAAacgaggggtattctatcctcaaatatagggcaaaatggggccgggatttccagttcgccgcatcatttgtcaacttgcactgtgttctaatgttcatgtcaattggaatcacaaataaaaaaaataatccaccaaaaattaagacCGCATGAACTCTactgcagatttcctgagtgacgaatttgtaattttctcccgaaatcacgcaactagatgtctgctatccagcctggcaagtgccatctctagcgatctggcaggtattgaaatctgaaattttcttggtacgctgcgcgccaaccgatggcggcgctccgcttagatagtacttacggccgaaATACTCGACTCGATTAcgtacccccacccctccttcacgtttcaaatcggattgacgtcCCCTGGTTGAACCAGTGTCTTTATTGTCAACGACAGCTTAGCGCACGTGTAGTCAcatgaacgaacgaacgaactaATGGAACAATCAATGAAACAATGGATCAATGGATTAATTAGAAAGCCACTGGATCTTATGACTACAATGGCTTCCACAACAATATGTCGAAAATTTGATACTCTCTGTCAGGATATCATGTTTTCGTAACCTCGTCAAATATCGTATTTTCTTGACGTGTTGTCAACTTAAGTATCAAACTATGGAACGCAAAAATGGTCTCGATATATATGTCGTGTGAAGCCTGCCGCGCGATATGCCATGCCATTGGTGCATCCAGACACGCCTACAACTAACATCCTTATTTGCATACGAACACCTTCGAACACCATCATTTCTGTTAACAGCAGCGACGTATTTTTCCAGTAGGACGACGTATAATTTAGGTACAGCGGCATACATTTTCAGAACAATGACGTATAGTTTAGGTACAGCGAAGTATATTTTAGGTACAACGACATATATCGTGGCCCTTTCTGCGTTCCATATGAAACACAACGTCTTGACAATTTGATGTCATGTTAGTGTAAATTGGAAAAGTCAATGTAATATCGTATTttatcgttgttgttgttgttacattTCGACATGTTGTCAAGATCACTATAAAGCAGCAACAAAACTAAGTGGCACCTTTTGTCACGTGATTGAAACCCATAAACTCGATAAGTATAGTGCAATTCAGCAACTAGACAAGGTCGAAGATTTGTCAATATGCAGAAAATACTTAAACATCGGTATCTCGATGAATATATAAGAAATTGTTGTGATGTCGTATGACTCTATCACACAGTAATGCTACCTCTCGTTTGTCCTTCAGAACAGCCGTAGGTTGATTTATGCCAATTGTGATAACCATCATAATTGCAGTCCTCAAGGTTATTTTGGGATACATTTTTTCTCGAATCAAAACTCTTTAAAGTACAAAGTGCACATCGTTATCATACCACATCATTTAATTTTAGAATGCACTTGAACGTTTGAAGTTTGAACTTGACCCAAAagcagttttatatatatatatatat
This window contains:
- the LOC139971593 gene encoding enoyl-CoA delta isomerase 1, mitochondrial-like isoform X1: MAFCRQTVRLFLPGNRYTCIKRYISNQSKYLTVKKDEEFDDVVILKMVKEPDNSICTNLLEVLSETLQQLEDSKSYRAIVLTSGVTGIFSSGLDMLSLRQKPSNEIYKFWSLYQETWVRLYASSLITVAAINGSATASGCALATACDSRVMAEGDHVIGHDETRTGWLVPNWVKFGMVNLIGFKETERSFQKGTIFSPEDAQKIGLVDMVVPKDDLMTSVRIRLKESASLEDDLRISTKNMMRRETTENLNHRQQEDVTNMTIYSLLEHVQESIVDTNAQYLGWKPVPWPSG